In the Arthrobacter sp. CDRTa11 genome, CGCTTAGATTAGTTTCACATCCCGATCTAAGCGCATTGAAAGTCCTTTCTTTTGGATTCGCATCTAAGCGCATAAGTCGGATTCTGTACCGGCGCCGCAGGGCGTCTGACTGAAGGGAACAACGATGATCCAAACCACCCTGGACACGCGTGTCCGAATAAGGAAAATTGCGGCGCTTGGCCTTGCCGCCGGCCTGTTGCTGACCGGTTGCGGACGCGACGATGCGCCCTCCGGCGCCACGGAGACCGGCAAGGCGATCGCAGACGGAGCCGCTACCGGCACCATCAACGTATGGGCGCAGGGTGGCGAAGCGACGTTGCTCCCTGAGCTTATGAAGGACTTCGAGGCCGAGAACCCCGGGGTGAAGGTCAACGTTACCGCCATCCCCTGGGATGCTGCCCACAACAAGTACCAGACAGCCATTGCCGGAGGTACCACCCCGGACCTCGCCCAGATGGGCACCACCTGGATGACCGATTTCAGTGACGCCTTCGATACGAAGCCCGCCGAGCTTGATACGTCCGGATTCTTCGCCAGCTCCGTCAAATCAACAGAGCTCGGCGGTGCCACGCTGGGCGTGCCGTGGTACGTCGACACGCGGGTCCTCTACTACCGCAAGGACTTGGCTGCCCAGGCCGGATACCCGGAATTCCCCACTACCTGGGACGGCCTGACCTCCATGGCGAAGGCCCTGAAGTCGCAGGACGGCGTCAAATACCCGCTCCAGTTGCCAGTGTCCGGCGCCGATTCCTTCCAGTCCATGCTTCCCTTCCTGTGGTCCAACGGCGCACAGTTCATCAACGAGGACAATTCGAAGTGGACCTTTGACACTCCGGAGATTGTGGAGGCGCTGAAGTACTACCAGGGCCTCTTCACCGACGACCTGGCCAACAGAAATCCCGCAACAGGAGCGGGCGCCGGCGAAGCTGCCTTTGTCAACGGCGAAGCCCCGGTGCTGATCCTGGGACCGTCGGGCCTCGCCCAGCTCAACAAGGCAGGCGGTCCCGGTTTCGAGGACAAGTACATGGTGGCGCCGTTCCCCAAGAAGGTCAGCGGAACGTCCTTCATCGGCGGTTCCGATCTGGTGGTCTTCAAGGACGCCAAGAACCGGGACGGAGCCTGGAAGCTCGCACAGTGGCTGTCCAAGCCGGAAGTCCAGATCAAGTGGTACAAGGCATCGGGGAGCCTGCCCGCGCTGGAGAGTGCATGGAAGGACCCCGCCCTGGCCGACGACAAGAAGCTTGCCGTCTTCGGTGAGCAGTTGAAGGACACCAACTTCCCGCCCACCATCCCCACCTGGACCGAGGTCGCGGCAGCAGCAGACACCCAGCTGGAACAGATCGTCAAGGCCGGCAAGGACCCCGCAGTGGCAATGAAAGAGCTGCAGGCCACAGCCGATTCAATCGGTACCGGGAAGTAATCATGGCCACCACAACGGCCACGGGGCAGACCGGCAGGACTCCGTCCGCTGGCCCGCCCCGGACGCCTGGGCACCGCAGTCCTGCCGCCAGGCGCCGCCGGAAGACGCTGGTGGCCTGGATGTTCGCGCTGCCGTTCGTCCTCATCTTCGGGCTCTTTATGCTGATGCCGCTGGTGTCCTCCTTCGTGATGTCCTTCACGGACTTCACCAGCAAGGACGTCCGCAACCCACTCGCCGTCGGCTTTGTCGGCCTGGACCAGTTTGCGGAACTCTTTAGCAACCAGCAGTTCCTTCACTCAATGCTCAACACCGGCTACTTCGTCGTCGTCGGAATCCCGTTGACCATGGCCGCCGGACTGGCCCTGGCGGTCGCACTGAACAACGGCATCACCCGGTTCCGGAGCGCTTTCAGGGTTGGCTTCTACACGCCGGTGGTGACCAGCATCGTGGCCATCGCCGTCGTATGGCGGTTCATCCTGCAACCGGACGGGCTGCTGAACCTCGTCCTGGGCTGGGTTGGCATCGCGGGGCCGGATTGGCTGAACAGCACGGAATGGTCCATGCCGGCGATGATCCTGATGGCTGTCTGGCGCAACATGGGCACCCTGATGATCATCTTCCTGGCCGGACTGCAGAACGTCTCCACCGAAGTCCTGGAAGCGGCCCAGGTGGACGGTGCCAATGCCTGGCAGCGCTTCGTCCAGGTCACGCTCCCCATCCTGCGCCCCACCCTGCTGCTGGGCGCGGTCCTGCTGTCGGTGGGGTTCCTGCAGTTCTTCGAGGAGCCTTTCGTGATGACCAAGGGCGGTCCGCTGGACTCCACGCTCTCGGTGAGTTACTTCACCTTCAACCAGTTCGGATTCGGTAAGTATGGCCTGGCCTCGGCCGCCAGCTACGTGCTGTTCATAGCCATCGCCCTGCTGAGCCTGATCCAGTTCCGTACCCTCCGCTCCAAAGACTGAAGCGAGTAGACGATGACCGATACAAAAACCGCTCCCGCAGCACCGGCCCGCCCCGCTGCCCGGCGGACCGTGACAGCCCGCCGGAAAAAATCGACCATAGGCAAACAGGCCTGGGTATATGGGCTGCTGGTTCTTGCCGTAGCCGCGACCATACTGCCCTTTGTCTGGATGCTGCTGGGATCCTTCAAAACCCAGGGTGAGCTCCTGCGGCGGCCAGTCACCTGGTGGCCGCAGGACCCCACCATGGACAACTACGTCCGCTGGTTCACCGACCTGCACATAGACCTCTTCTTTATGAACAGCATCATTGTTGCGGCTGTCACGGTCCTGGGGAACCTCCTGTTCTGCTCCATGGTGGGCTACGCGCTGGCCAAGATGGACTTCGCCGGCAAGAAGGTCCTGTTCCTGCTGGTGATGGTGACCCTGATGGTTCCGGGCGTGGTGACGTTCGTGCCGCTGTTTGTCATGGTCAGCAAGCTGGGCCTGGTCAACACCTATCCGGCGCTGATCCTGCCGTTCCTGGTCTCACCCCTGGGCGTCTTCCTGATGCGGCAGTTCATGATGGGGATCCCGGATTCCCTGATCGAGGCGGCCAGAATCGACGGCGCCGGTGAACTGCGGACCTTCACCCGGATTGTGATGCCGCTCTGCGGGCCGCCGCTGGCGACACTGGGGATCCTCACGTTCCTCGGCTCGTGGAACAACTTCCTCTGGCCCCTAGTCGCCGCCCAGAGCGAGGACAAGTACACGCTGCCCGTCGCGTTGTCGCTGTTCTCAACCGGCGAGAGCGCCACAGACTACGGACTGCTGCTGGCAGGCTCGGTGCTTGTCATCGCCCCCATCGTGACCTTGTTCATCTGCCTGCAGCGGTTCTTTATCCAGGGCGTCGCGGCCACCGGCATCAAGTAGGAGCCCCACCTAACACCAGCACCGCCGTCGTGCATGGCCCCCTCCTCAGCCCTCGCCCAGGGCTGGTACTCCCCCGCACCCAGACCCAAGGAAACCCATGACCATCCCCGCAGCACCGTCCTGCCCAACGCCAGGCCGGCCGGCCACCGGCCCTGTCGGAAAGTTTCGAACCCGATCCATTGCGGTTATGGCCGCGACGGCGGTCCTTGCCCTGACGTCAATCGGCAGCAGTGCGGTGGCGCAGGAGGAGCCGCCGCAGGCACGGGTGTGGCTCACCACAGTGGACCAGTCCCAGCTGCTGACGGAGCAGGCGCCCGTGACGTTTGGAACTGCGTCCTCCTCCCAGCCCACCATCGTGATCGATCCGGAGACCACCTACCAGACGATGGATGGCTTCGGCGCCTCCATCACTGACTCCTCGGCCGCCGTGATCTCCGCCCTCAGCCCGGCGGAGCGGGAGGCAACCATGCGCAAGCTCTTCGATCCCCTGACCGGCATCGGGGTCAGTTTCCTGCGCCAGCCCATTGGCTCATCCGACTTCACTGC is a window encoding:
- a CDS encoding sugar ABC transporter substrate-binding protein, producing the protein MIQTTLDTRVRIRKIAALGLAAGLLLTGCGRDDAPSGATETGKAIADGAATGTINVWAQGGEATLLPELMKDFEAENPGVKVNVTAIPWDAAHNKYQTAIAGGTTPDLAQMGTTWMTDFSDAFDTKPAELDTSGFFASSVKSTELGGATLGVPWYVDTRVLYYRKDLAAQAGYPEFPTTWDGLTSMAKALKSQDGVKYPLQLPVSGADSFQSMLPFLWSNGAQFINEDNSKWTFDTPEIVEALKYYQGLFTDDLANRNPATGAGAGEAAFVNGEAPVLILGPSGLAQLNKAGGPGFEDKYMVAPFPKKVSGTSFIGGSDLVVFKDAKNRDGAWKLAQWLSKPEVQIKWYKASGSLPALESAWKDPALADDKKLAVFGEQLKDTNFPPTIPTWTEVAAAADTQLEQIVKAGKDPAVAMKELQATADSIGTGK
- a CDS encoding carbohydrate ABC transporter permease; protein product: MATTTATGQTGRTPSAGPPRTPGHRSPAARRRRKTLVAWMFALPFVLIFGLFMLMPLVSSFVMSFTDFTSKDVRNPLAVGFVGLDQFAELFSNQQFLHSMLNTGYFVVVGIPLTMAAGLALAVALNNGITRFRSAFRVGFYTPVVTSIVAIAVVWRFILQPDGLLNLVLGWVGIAGPDWLNSTEWSMPAMILMAVWRNMGTLMIIFLAGLQNVSTEVLEAAQVDGANAWQRFVQVTLPILRPTLLLGAVLLSVGFLQFFEEPFVMTKGGPLDSTLSVSYFTFNQFGFGKYGLASAASYVLFIAIALLSLIQFRTLRSKD
- a CDS encoding carbohydrate ABC transporter permease produces the protein MTDTKTAPAAPARPAARRTVTARRKKSTIGKQAWVYGLLVLAVAATILPFVWMLLGSFKTQGELLRRPVTWWPQDPTMDNYVRWFTDLHIDLFFMNSIIVAAVTVLGNLLFCSMVGYALAKMDFAGKKVLFLLVMVTLMVPGVVTFVPLFVMVSKLGLVNTYPALILPFLVSPLGVFLMRQFMMGIPDSLIEAARIDGAGELRTFTRIVMPLCGPPLATLGILTFLGSWNNFLWPLVAAQSEDKYTLPVALSLFSTGESATDYGLLLAGSVLVIAPIVTLFICLQRFFIQGVAATGIK